The Palaemon carinicauda isolate YSFRI2023 chromosome 20, ASM3689809v2, whole genome shotgun sequence DNA segment CAATGATGCCTATGTCAATTCTGTCATATTTTGCAGGGCCGTATATTTGACCCTCGAGGTAATTCATATTTTGTATATCAGTTGCTTTGTGTTATATTATAagatagtgtacgtgacccgtccaTAAATgtcggctaaacatttagatagatatgcacacatacgcattcCATCTCAGCAGAGTATGAATATTCCATTTACCTGAGAGTCGaggagagcaatatatatatatatatatatatatatatatatatatatatatatatttatatatatatagaggtatacatatatatattaatatatatatatatatatatatatatatatatatgtatatatatatatacatatatatatatatatatatatatatatatatatatatatatatatatatatatatatatatatatatatatacagacacttgctccttatctcGTTGCACCTTTCAGGTCTCAAACCTCCAGGAATGTTAATCAACTTCGCCTCACCACCATGAAGCCAAATTACATAAAAATCCTCCAAATGAATAGATGCTCTAAAATCCTCTTTCGGGATCAATAAACGACACCGACAACGTATTATAATCCAGAAATCCCGGATTAAGTCTTTCACTAATCACACGTGATTACCTGGGAGGCGAAATAgctaaaggaaaacaaaataagtaACAGCAACCAGAGAAGGACAAAAAGTTATAATATGTAAAAGGAGAGAACTTCGACTAAACAAATCGAGAGTAACCTCCATCTACTGAAAAGCAGAAGAGGAGCAGCTATCAGCAAACAACTGCCAGGTCATGGTTTGGAGGAAGATACAGCCGCagcaatagcagcagcagcaggagcagcatCCACTGAAAAGCAGAAGAGGAGCAGCTATCAGCAAACACCTTTCAGGTCATGGTTTGGAAGCAGATACAGccgtagcagtagcagcagcagcaggagcagcaaCAGTAGATGCAGCACCAACAGCAGCAGCTGCAGTATAATCTGCAGCAGTAGCAGCACCAATAGAAGCAGCTGCAGCAgcagtaacagcagcagcagcagtagaagCACAGggtagaagcagcagcagcagaagcagcaacagcagcagcagcagcagaagaagtaGAAGCAGCAGaagtaaaagcagcagcagcagcaacaacagctaCAGGAGCATAAGCAGTAGAAGCagcagagcagcagcagcagcagcagcagaagcaacattagcaacagcagcagcagcaacagcagagacaatagcagcagcagcaacaacaacaacagcagtggcagcagcagcagcagtggttGTTAATCAAAACGTTGTTCCCAAGAGATGTCTCCTGGATGTGTTGCAGCCGATAACACAAACGAGGCCGGGGATTCGTTATAATTGAGCCACAATTTCCCGGAGGATTTCGGAGTCGATGTCCGTGGGTTGTTCGAAGCTGTCAGTGACTTTTATTCTGAAACTGATGTTATTTTATTTTCCAAGTTTGTATTTGCTTTACTTTTATTCATTCTGTTTTTCTTTGATTTCGTTTGTTACTGTTCTtctgatattttattttgttttttattacctctattgttgttgatttatttccttaattcctttcttcactgggctttttttccccgttggagcccttgggcttctag contains these protein-coding regions:
- the LOC137660065 gene encoding uncharacterized protein gives rise to the protein MAQSKEFSKVELGNPEDLVKPVFVKEKGLLYRRGAAISKQLPGHGLEEDTAAAIAAAAGAASTEKQKRSSYQQTPFRSWFGSRYSRSSSSSSRSSNTVAAPIEAAAAAVTAAAAVEAQGRSSSSRSSNSSSSSRRSRSSRSKSSSSSNNSYRSISSRSSRAAAAAAAEATLATAAAATAETIAAAATTTTAVAAAAAVVVNQNVVPKRCLLDVLQPITQTRPGIRYN